The genomic stretch AGCGCCGGCAGGAACCGGAGCATCACCAGTTCCTGGCTATTAAAGATGTGCATCCGGCAGGCGGTGTCCGGATAGACCGGGAAAAGCACGCCCAGGCGGTCCCGCAGCGCAAAGCGCCTGCCGCGGCAGGGAACGCTGCAGGCCCGGTTCGCCCCCATTCCTCCTAAAACCGCCCCCACCACGCAATATTCCGAAACCATCAGGGGAAGGCGACCGTGGACGAGAACCTCCAGCGGCAGCGGGCTCCGCCCGGCCATCGCCTCTACCTGGCGGAGCGTTAGCTCCGGTGAAAGGACTGCACCCTTCGCCCCTCGCTCCTGAAGAAAGGTTACCGCCTGGAGGTTGAAAACGTTCAGGTAGTAGTCGGCCCAGACGGGCACCCGGGCCGCCTCTATCAGCGCCCTGAGCAGGCCGAGGTTACCGGCCACCACCCCGCTGAGAGCCCCCGCAGGCGTCCTCTGGCAAAAAGCGAGTGCCGCCGCCAGCTCCGCATCCTTAGCCACGCGCGGCGTCAAGAGAAAGAACTCCCGGCCCTGCGCCCGCACGTAGTCCGCAACCGCCGCGAGCCCCGCACCGCCATCCCCATCAGCCGCCCGGAACCGGAACTCCTCCCCGCCGAAGTAAATCCGGTCGGCCCCGGCGGCGACGGCCGCCTTGACCGCTGCTGGCGTCCCACAGCTTACCGCCAGGTAAACCGTCGCGCCACGAGCGCCGGGGTTGGGCGCACGGACAGCGTCTTTGAGCCGCGCGGCAAAAAGCCCCTCAGCGAGAGGCTGGGGAACGCGCGCCCGCACCTGCGCCAAGGCAGTGATGGCCTCCCGCCGGACCGCGTTAATCTCGCTTACGGGAATGAAGAGGCCCTCTCCCACCTCCCCCGCGAGCTCCACTAACTCAAAGGGCGTATTGCCGAGCCGGCCGAGCTGCTCCCGCAGCAGCTCCAGGGTCAGCGGTCGCTTCTCTGCCCGCACCGCAAGGCTTTGCGTTGTAGCCGCCCCGCTGTGCCCCGCCGCATCCGCCACCGTAACGCGCAGCGGCTCGCCTTCCCGGAGGTGCACCCGAAAGACGACCGGGATTTTCCTGATTTCCTGGCCGTTGAAGCTCGCCTGCGCCTCCCGCAGCAGCGCTGCATCGGCCGTTTTAAAGACCCGGTCCCCCGGTCTGATCTTTCCTGCCGCGGCCACTTTTACCACCGCTCCCGCTGGAGCAGCATCCATCTCCCCACCGTCTACCAAGAGGCGCCGGACTTCAGCGCCGACGCGCCCCCCTTCAGATACCCAGAACTCGATCCCGTCGCCCACCCGCAGCGGCAGGTTGAGTTTGATGGTGGCGATTTCCCGTTGCCGGTCGTAGGCGAGCACCCTCCCTACGGGAACGCCGCGGTTGTTCGGCCGGCGGTAACTCATAAGGTCCCGCCCGGGCCGGCCGAAAAGGTAGCCCGAAGAAAAGCCGCGGTTGAAGATTTGCGCGAGCGTGAGGGATTCCTCCGGCAGGACGAAAAAGCGCCCTGCCGCCAGCCTGTCGAGCAGCCGCCGGTAAATGCGCACGACCGTTGCCACGTACTCCGCCCGCTTCATCCGGCCCTCAATCTTCAGCGCATCCACCCCCGCTGCCGCCAGCGCAGGCAGGTGGTGGCTCAGATTGAGGTCGCGCGGGGAGAGGAGAAACGCGCCTATTTCTTCCGGCTTCGCAACCGCCCGCCCGCCTGCATCGCAGAGGGTGTAGGGAAGGCGGCAGGGTTGCGCGCACATCCCGCGGTTGCCGCTTCGGCCCCCGATCAGGCTCGACATCAGGCACTGGCCGGAGTAGCAGATGCAGAGGGCCCCGTGGGCGAAAACTTCCACCTCGAGGCCGGTTCCCTTTTTTAAGGCTTCAATCTCCCGCAGGGAGAGTTCCCGCGCCAGAACGATGCGGCGGACCCCCGCCTCCCCCACGAGAAGCGCCCCGGCCGTGTTATGCACGGTCATCTGCGTGCTCGCGTGGAGGGGGAGTTCCGGCAAAACTATGCGGGCAAGGCGCAAAAGGCCGAGATCCTGGACAATCACGGCGTCAGCGCCGGCCTCATAGACGAAGCGGAGGAAGCGTGCCGCCTCCTCCATTTCTTCGTCCGCGATAATGGTGTTAACCGTTACGTAAACCCTCACCCCGCGGACGTGGGCGTACTCGATAGCTTCAGCGAGCGCCCGCGCGGTGAAATTGGGCGCCTGCCGCCGGGCGTTGAAACCCTTCCCCCCTAAGTAAACCGCATCGGCGCCATTCTGAACCGCCGCCACCAGGGCGTCCCAGTCGCCCGCAGGAGCTAAGAGTTCCGGAACCCGCTTCACACTCTGGCCACCCGAATTAACCCGGAAGTAGTGATGATCTCAATGCCCTGCCTGGCAAGCTCATCAAGGAAAAGGTTCATCCCGAGCGAATCACTGGCCATGTGGCCGGCAATCACCACGTTGATGTTGTTTTTTTCTGCTTCTTTGCGGTGCTCCTCCTTGATGTGCATACCTACGACGGTACCGACACCGGCCACCTGCAGCTTGGCGTAGGCCTCCGGCGAGCCGCTCGTCCCCCCGGTCATATCGACGAAAATCTTACCGGCGCGCCGGTCTTTCTCCCCCACCACAATTGTCGGGCCGGCACCCTGCTTCGCCGCCGTTTTGTACTCCGGGATCTCCTTCAGCACCTTGACCACGTCGCTGAGCCGCTCCGGTTTCCGTTCGTCAAAAAGGCGCTGCAGGTAGTTGGTCACCAGGTTGTCGGCGGCGGTATGGACGCACATCAGCGGCAGGTCAAGCAGCCGCGCCGCATCTATCGCCCGGAAGTGGTTGAGCGGCATCAGCCCCCGCTTCACTTCGCTGATCCGCGAAGCCATTATCCCTTCCGCCACGTTGATGGGAACCCCGAAGTAGGCGAGCACGTCTTCCTGGAGGTGCATCACTTCGTAAAGCGCCGCCAGCGCCCGCCCCTCAGGATGGTGCGCGATAATCAGATCGACCGGCTTACCTTTCTCTGCGAGCCGGTCGGCTAAGAGGACCTCCTGAACCTCCACGTCGATCCCGACCAGGACCCGCCGCACCTCTTTTTCCGGATCGCCGTAAAGGATGCGGGTGTCGCTGTAAGGATTGGTCAGCTTCTCTAGGTCGTAATCCTCTTTCTCGTCCTCCTTAAGCCCTTCATAGCGTTCCCGCTCCTTGGATAGAAGGGCCCGGACCGCCTCTTCGCCCCGGGGATCGCGACTGATCCCCATCTCTACGGCAAGTGCATAAATCTCCTTGATCTTCAACTGACCCTACCCCCTTTTAAAATTGCCTGGCGCCGGAAGACACGGCCTGGCAAACCGGCAACCAGTCCCGCCGCAGGAGCTGTCTTGCCCGCCTGCCTTCCGACCCTCCGCTACTAAAGCTATTTTATCCTGAAGCTTGCGCTCCTAAGATTCGCGCTCAATCACTTCATCCTTACCGGCCGCTCATATTCCGGGGCCTCTCTTCACTCTCGATCAGTTTCACTAAATTATCATACTCGTCCTTGAGCCGGAGATACTCGTCCGCGATGTTAAGCGCTGCCGCCACCACGGCCTTGGTAAGCGGCACACGTGCGTTCCGTATCCGGACCTCCTTGATCTTCTGGCTGACGAAGCGGGCCACCCGCTCAATATGTTCCGGAGGGGCATCGCTTCTTAGGACATAAGGCTCGCCGGCGATTTCGACTTCCACCCGGTTCTCCTTCTCCGGCATATTCTTCCCTCCAATGTGGCGTTACGTGGATTTTCGCCACATTGGTTCAAATTCCTGCATCAGGAACGGAGAACCGCGCCAAACTCTTCCTGCAGCCGCTCTACCACTAGACCGACGAGCCCGGTAACTTCCTCGTCCGTTAGGGTACGGTCATCCGCCCGGAAGAGCAGGGAGAAGGCGAGACTTTTTGTCCCCGGAGGCAGCTTCGGCCCCTTGTAAACGTCAAAAACCTGGACGCTGCGCAGGAGAGCACCCGCCGCCGCCTTAATTGTTGCCGCCAACCTCGCCGCGGGCAGGTGTTCGGGAACGATAACCGCAATGTCCCGCACAACTCCCGGAAAACGCGGCAATTCGGCGAAAACAACCGGCCGCTTAGCCGCCTGCAGCGCCCCAACATCGAATTCCGCGACCACCACGCGCCGGGGGAGGTCGTAAGCTCCGGCAACCTCCGGGTGGATTTCGCCCATAAAGCCGAGCAGTTCGCCGTTGCTCATAACCCGCGCCGCACGCCCCGGGTGAAGGGACGGGTGGTCTTTGAGCGGCTCGAACACCTGATCCGCAACGCCCAGCCCCTTAAAAAGAGCGGCAGCAACGCCCTTCAGGAAAAAGAAGTCGAACTCCCGCGGCGGAAATTCCCAGCCGCGCGGCTCCTTTCCCGTAACCGCCAGTCCGAGTTTAAGCCGTTCTTCTGGCAGCGCCGCCGCGCCCTGCGGGTAAAAGACCCGCCCCACTTCGAAAATGGCTACGTCGTCCACCCGCCGCGCAAGATTCCGGGCCAGCACCTCCAAAAGCCCCGGGAGAAGCGTGGTGCGCAGCACCGACTGCTCCTCGCTGATCGGGTTCTTAAGCTGAATGACCCGGCGGAGCGGGTCGTCCGGCGCCAAGCGCAACCGGTCGAAAGAGGCGGGGTGGATGAAGCTGTAGCTGATTACCTCCCTCAACCCCAAGCCGCAGAGAAGGTGGCGCAGCCGCTGCACAAAGGCCTCTTCCGGTGGCCGCACTCCTGGGGTCGTCGCTCCGCAGGGCAGCGTCGGCGGGATCCGGTCGTAGCCGTAAAGTCGGGCGACTTCTTCGACAATATCTTCCTCGATCGCCACGTCGGGACGGAAGCTCGGCACGGAGACGACCCACTGGGACCCGTCTGCGCGAACCCCGAAACCGAGGCGGCCAAGACCGGCCAGCGCCTCCTCCTGCGGTACCGCCACTCCCAAAACCGCCGCTATCTTTTCGGGCCGAACGACTACCGTACGCGGCTCAGGCGGTGCCGGATAGTTATCCACCACCCCGGGAACCGCCCGGCCCGCCCCGATCTTTTCCATGAGCAGGGCCATCCGGTCCGCCGCCCGTACCGGGCCTTCGATATCGACGCCCTTCTCAAAGCGTAAAGAGGCTTCCGAGCGGAGCCCGAGCCTGCGGGAGGTCCGCCTGATGCTGCGCGGGTTAAAGTTGGCCGCCTCTAATAGAACCGTTTTCGTAGCGGCAGTCACTTCCGTATCCAACCCACCCATCACGCCGGCAATGGCCACCGCCCTCTCGGCATCGGCGATCACCAGGTCTTCCGGCGTAAGTTCCCGCTTTACCCCGTCAAGCGAGACGAGTTCCTCGCCGGGCACCGCCGGACGGACGATGATCTTCCTGCCGCGCAGAGTCTCGTAGTCAAAAGCGTGTAGTGGCTGCCCGAGCTCGAGCATGACGTAATTCGTGAGGTCCACCACGTTATTGATCGGCCGCATCCCGGCCAGGCGCAGCCGCACCTGCATCCAAAGTGGTGAAGGGCCGATACGCACTTCGCTAAAAACCCGGGCCGCGTAGCGCCCGCAGAGCTCCGGGTTCACAATCTCCACGTTGATATAGGCGGCCGCGGCGTCACCCGCGGCGGAGAGGACCGGTGGGGATTTGAGTTCTGTGCCTAAAATTGCCGCCACTTCGCGCGCCACGCCAAAGACCGAAAGGCAGTCGCCCCGGTTCGGCGTGAGATCCAGCTCCAGAACCGCCTCCGGCAAGCCCAACAGTAGGCAGATATCCTGGCCCACCGGCG from Thermodesulfitimonas autotrophica encodes the following:
- a CDS encoding cell division protein ZapA; this translates as MPEKENRVEVEIAGEPYVLRSDAPPEHIERVARFVSQKIKEVRIRNARVPLTKAVVAAALNIADEYLRLKDEYDNLVKLIESEERPRNMSGR
- the pheT gene encoding phenylalanine--tRNA ligase subunit beta, with protein sequence MRVPVNWLKEFVAIPVAPEELADRLTAAGIAVDTVMRVGEALKGIVTARIREVRRHPNADRLSICVVESGGAVCEVVTGAPNVFPGAVVPLALPGARLADGTVLKKARFRGVTSEGMLCSEAELGLEERSAGIMILPPETPVGQDICLLLGLPEAVLELDLTPNRGDCLSVFGVAREVAAILGTELKSPPVLSAAGDAAAAYINVEIVNPELCGRYAARVFSEVRIGPSPLWMQVRLRLAGMRPINNVVDLTNYVMLELGQPLHAFDYETLRGRKIIVRPAVPGEELVSLDGVKRELTPEDLVIADAERAVAIAGVMGGLDTEVTAATKTVLLEAANFNPRSIRRTSRRLGLRSEASLRFEKGVDIEGPVRAADRMALLMEKIGAGRAVPGVVDNYPAPPEPRTVVVRPEKIAAVLGVAVPQEEALAGLGRLGFGVRADGSQWVVSVPSFRPDVAIEEDIVEEVARLYGYDRIPPTLPCGATTPGVRPPEEAFVQRLRHLLCGLGLREVISYSFIHPASFDRLRLAPDDPLRRVIQLKNPISEEQSVLRTTLLPGLLEVLARNLARRVDDVAIFEVGRVFYPQGAAALPEERLKLGLAVTGKEPRGWEFPPREFDFFFLKGVAAALFKGLGVADQVFEPLKDHPSLHPGRAARVMSNGELLGFMGEIHPEVAGAYDLPRRVVVAEFDVGALQAAKRPVVFAELPRFPGVVRDIAVIVPEHLPAARLAATIKAAAGALLRSVQVFDVYKGPKLPPGTKSLAFSLLFRADDRTLTDEEVTGLVGLVVERLQEEFGAVLRS
- a CDS encoding NGG1p interacting factor NIF3, with protein sequence MKIKEIYALAVEMGISRDPRGEEAVRALLSKERERYEGLKEDEKEDYDLEKLTNPYSDTRILYGDPEKEVRRVLVGIDVEVQEVLLADRLAEKGKPVDLIIAHHPEGRALAALYEVMHLQEDVLAYFGVPINVAEGIMASRISEVKRGLMPLNHFRAIDAARLLDLPLMCVHTAADNLVTNYLQRLFDERKPERLSDVVKVLKEIPEYKTAAKQGAGPTIVVGEKDRRAGKIFVDMTGGTSGSPEAYAKLQVAGVGTVVGMHIKEEHRKEAEKNNINVVIAGHMASDSLGMNLFLDELARQGIEIITTSGLIRVARV
- a CDS encoding DUF3656 domain-containing U32 family peptidase is translated as MKRVPELLAPAGDWDALVAAVQNGADAVYLGGKGFNARRQAPNFTARALAEAIEYAHVRGVRVYVTVNTIIADEEMEEAARFLRFVYEAGADAVIVQDLGLLRLARIVLPELPLHASTQMTVHNTAGALLVGEAGVRRIVLARELSLREIEALKKGTGLEVEVFAHGALCICYSGQCLMSSLIGGRSGNRGMCAQPCRLPYTLCDAGGRAVAKPEEIGAFLLSPRDLNLSHHLPALAAAGVDALKIEGRMKRAEYVATVVRIYRRLLDRLAAGRFFVLPEESLTLAQIFNRGFSSGYLFGRPGRDLMSYRRPNNRGVPVGRVLAYDRQREIATIKLNLPLRVGDGIEFWVSEGGRVGAEVRRLLVDGGEMDAAPAGAVVKVAAAGKIRPGDRVFKTADAALLREAQASFNGQEIRKIPVVFRVHLREGEPLRVTVADAAGHSGAATTQSLAVRAEKRPLTLELLREQLGRLGNTPFELVELAGEVGEGLFIPVSEINAVRREAITALAQVRARVPQPLAEGLFAARLKDAVRAPNPGARGATVYLAVSCGTPAAVKAAVAAGADRIYFGGEEFRFRAADGDGGAGLAAVADYVRAQGREFFLLTPRVAKDAELAAALAFCQRTPAGALSGVVAGNLGLLRALIEAARVPVWADYYLNVFNLQAVTFLQERGAKGAVLSPELTLRQVEAMAGRSPLPLEVLVHGRLPLMVSEYCVVGAVLGGMGANRACSVPCRGRRFALRDRLGVLFPVYPDTACRMHIFNSQELVMLRFLPALVRAGVAGLRIEARLEDAAYVSRVTRAYRQALDAALGGAPQAYEKIEEELAGGDFTRGHYFRGVV